The Amycolatopsis methanolica 239 nucleotide sequence CAAGATCGCCCGCACGCTCATCAGCAGTGGCCAGGTCAAGCACGCCGACATCGGGGTGAACGCGGCGTCGGTCGCGGCGGAGACGTCGGAGGGCGCGCAGGTGCTGAACGTCGCCGACGGCGGTCCGGCCGCGCGGGCAGGCATCGCGGAGGGCGACGTCATCACGAAGCTCGGCGACCGCCTGGTCCGCAATGCGGCGGAGCTGACGGTGGCGGTGCGGCAGCACGAGATCGGGGAGACGGTGCCGGTGCAGCTGGTCCGGCAGGGGCGGACGCTGATGGTCGACGTGACGCTGGGCTCGGACTGACCGCCGGATGGACGAGACGTGAACTCCACGCGCGGGATCCGAACCAGCCGGTTGGCGGGGTAATCTGAGGTAGCTGGAGCCGTGTGAGGCGGAGGTTCGCGAATGTTCGAAAGCGTTGGCTGGGGCGAGATCCTCGTCCTGATCGTCGCGGGCCTGTTCATCCTCGGCCCGGAGCGCCTTCCCGAGGCGGCGGCCTGGCTGGGCCGGAGCGTGCGGAAGGTGCGCGATTTCGCGACCGGCGCCCGGCAGCAGCTCAAGGAAGAGATGGGCTCGGACTTCGAGCAGTTCCAGAAGCCGCTGGAGGACCTGCGGCAGCTGCGCAACTTCGACCCACGCCGGGCGGTCACCCAGCACCTCTTCGACGGTGACCCGGACCCGCTCGGGATCAACGGCCTGTCCGGCGGCAGCGTGAAGCCGAACGGCTACCCCGCCGCGACGACCACCCCGGCCGCGAAGCCGGAACCGGAACCACTCAAACCAGGCGAAAAGCCCCCCACAGACCCAGACGCCACGTAAAAGAGGGCCACCCCAGCAGGGGAGGCCCCACTATTTCGAAACCGCAAGCCGGCAACGAAAAGCAAGCGACCACCCCAACCAGACCTCCCCCGCCCCCGATCCACAGCCGATCTTTAGTCGCCGAGCAGGCGTGTCAAGGCGGGAAAGAGTGCCTTGACACGTCTGCTCGGCGACTGAAACACAATCAGGCATCGGGGGCGGGGGTGGTCGAAAGGTGACCTTTCGAGCGCCGTGAGGCGCTTTCCGCGCGATGGCGCGGGTTTAAAGATCAAAAGACAGTCCTCGCCGGACGGGCAGGCTCCGGAATGACCACCCAGCTCACCTGTGCATGCGGGCTACCGTCCGCTGGGGCTGAGGTTCAGCATCTTCCCGGCCAGCCCACGGGCCCGCACCGAGAGCTTCTTCGCCACATCCCGCAGCACCTCGGACGCCGGAGCTTCGGGTTCGGCGAGCACCAGCGGCGTCCCGGCGTCACCCTGCTCCCGCAGGCGCGGGTCGAGCGGCACCTGGCCCAGCAGCGGCACCTCGGAGCCCACCGACTTCGACAGCGAATCGGCCACGGTCCTGCCGCCGCCGGAGCCGAAGATCTCCATCCGCTCGCCGGACGGGGTCTCCAGCCACGACATGTTCTCGATGACCCCGGCGACCCGCTGCCGCGTCTGCATCGCGATCGCGCCCGCCCGTTCGGCGACCTCCGCGGCGGCCTGCTGCGGCGTGGTCACCACCAGGATCTCCGCGTTCGGGATCAGCTGGGCGACCGAGATCGCGATGTCACCGGTGCCCGGCGGCAGGTCCAGCAGCAGGATGTCCAGGTCGCCCCAGAACACGTCGGCCAGGAACTGCTGCAGCGCGCGGTGCAGCATCGGGCCGCGCCACACCACCGGCGTGTTGCCGGGGGTGAACATGCCGATGGAAATGACCTTCACGCCGTGCGCCTGCGGCGGCATGATCATCTGCTCGACCTTCGTCGGCTTCTCACGCGCGCCCAGCATGCGCGGCACCGAGTGGCCGTAGATGTCCGCGTCGACCACGCCGACCGACAGCCCGCGCTGGGCCATCGCCACCGCGAGGTTGACCGTCACGCTCGACTTGCCGACCCCGCCCTTGCCGGACGCGACGCAGTACACCCGCGTCATCGAGCCCGGCTGGGCGAACGGGATGACCGGCTCCGCGGCGTCGCCGCGCAGCTGTTTCCGCAGCTCGGTGCGCTGCTCGTCGCTCATCACGTCGAGCTCGACCCGGACCTCACGCACCCCGGGGAGCTTGCCGACCGCGGCCTTGGTGTCCTTGGTGATGGTGTCCTTGAGCGGACAGCCGGCCACCGTCAGGTACACCGCGACCGAGACGACACCGTCCGAACCGACCGCGACGTCCTTGACCATGCCGAGTTCCGTGATGGGCTTGCGGATCTCGGGGTCGTGAACGTCCTTCAGCGCCGCGCGGACGTCCTCGACACTGGGGATCTGCTGCGTACTGGTCACCCCACCATGCTACGGACCGGTAATGGCCTCTGCCTGCGCCCTATTGCTTTTCCCACGTCGCGGCTTCGTGTTGAGGTCCTCACGCAGCTTGTCCAGCTCCCCGCGCAGGTAGTCGCGGGTGGCGACCTCGCCGACCGCAAGGCGCAGCGCGGCCAGCTCGCGCGCCAGGTACTCGGTGTCGGCCTTGGTCTGCGCCGCCCGGTGCCGGTCCTCCTCCAGGGACACCCGGTCCCGGTCGTCCTGCCGGTTCTGCGCGAGCAGGATCAGCGGCGCCGCGTACGCCGCCTGCGTGGAAAACGCCAGGTTGAGCAGGATGAACGGGTACGGGTCCCAGCGGAGCGCGGCCGCGCTCAGGTTGACGATGATCCACACGACGACGATGAGGGTCTGCCAGAACAGGTACTTCCCGGTGCCGAGGAACCGGGCCAGCCGCTCCGACAGCCGTCCGAAGCTGTCCGGGTCGATGCTGACCAGTGGACCCCGTCCGGAGCGGGGCTGGTCGAGGCGGCGCCGCGCGGTCAACTCAGGCACTGTCGATCTCCTGTCCCTCGGTGATGTCGTGCAGCCCGGTCTCGCGCCAGCGGTCGGGCAGCAGGTGGTCGAGCAGGTCGTCGACCGTGACGGCGCCCAGCAGGTGGTCCTGGTCGTCCACGACCGGACCGCACGCCAGGTTGTATGCCGCGAAGTAGCGGGTGATCTCGGGCAGGTCGGCGTCCGGTCCGAGAGCGGGCAGGTCGGTGTCCACGGCGCTGGCGACCAGCTCGGCAGGCGGTTCCCGGAGCAGGCGCTGGAAGTGCGCGCACCCCACGTAGCGGCCGGTCGGGGTCTCGGTCGGCGGGCGGCACACGAACACCAGGCTGGCCAGCGCGGCGGGCAGGTCGGGGTTGCGGATGTGCGCCAGCGCCTCGGCGATCGTGGCGTCCGGGGTGAGGATGACCGGCTCCGGCGTCATCAGGCCGCCCGCCGTGTCGGAGGAGTAGGTGAGCAGGCGCTTCAGCGGCTCGGACTCGTCCGGGTGCATCAGGTCGAGCAGGCGGCTCTGCTCGGCCGGGGCCAGCTCGGCGAGCAGGTCGGCCGCGTCGTCCGGATTCATCGCCTCCAGGATGTCGGCGGCGCGCTCCTCGGCCAGGTGGGCGAGCAGTTCCTTCTGGTCCTCCTCGGGCAGCTCCTCCAGCACGTCGGCGAGCCGCTCGTCGTCCATCGAGTCGACCACCTCGTGCCGCCGCTTGGTCGGCAGGTCGCGCATGGTCGCGGCGATGTCGACGGCCCGCATGGTGTCGAACAGCATGAGCAGCTGCCCGGCGCCCTGCGGCTGCCCGGTGAGGTCGGTCAGGCCCAGCCCGCGCACCTCCGACCAGGGCAGGACCTGCAGCGAGGACCGCCGCCTTCCGATGCCGAGCCGTCCGGAGCGCTCGCGGACGGCGAGCTTGGCCAGCACCCAGTCGCGGGTGCGGACCGGTTCCATCGCCGCGTCGGAGACCGTGACGCGGGCGTCGGTGGAGGCCAGCCGGGCCTGTGCGTCGATCAGCTGCCCGAGCACGAGGACCTCGTTGGGGCGGCGGTGGAAGCGGCGCATGTTGACCGTGCCGGTCGCGAGCGTGACGGCGTTCGGCTCGATCGCGGTGACCCGGAGCATCGGCACGAACACCCGGCGGCGGGTGGCCAGCTCGACCACGAGCCCCAGCACCCGCGGCGGCTGCTGGTCGAGCCGCAGGCCGGCGACCAGGTCGCGCACCTTGCCGATGGACTCGCCGTCCGGTCCGAAGACCGGAAGGCCGGCCAGCTGGGCGGCGAAGACCCTGTTCACTCCAGCCATGCCGCCAACACTATTCGAGCGCGGCCCACTCGGCGATCGCACTGAGGATCGCCACGCTGGGGAAACCGCCGTGCTCAGCGGCCCACAACCAGTTGTCCACGGCCCGCACGAGCGTCCACGCGCGGGCGCGGTCCGGGTCCAGCCCGGCGGTCGGCACACGCATCCGTTCTTCCACTGTGGACTCTCCGAACCGGTTCCACAGCAGGGGGATCAGGCCGAACGAGAACATCCTTGCCGGGACATGGGAACCGTGGCTGGTGATCGACCCTCAGCCGATCGCCGGGGACCCGGAGGCGGCGTCGAGCAACCGCTTCGGCACGGGCCCGCCCAGCCGTGTCCAATCGGCGGGCATCTCCTCGGCGAACCGGACCGCCTCGTCGCGCAGCGTGCGGCCGAGCGGGGGAGCGGGGACGGTCAGCCGGTGCAGCAGGCCGCGCGTGGTCTCCAGCGCCTTGTCCAGCGGCTCGGTGAGCAGTGGGCGGGACGCGTCCAGCCGCTCCAGCAGCAGCGCGCCGCGGGCGCTTTCCAGCAGCCGCACGGCTCCCCGGCCGTCCCAGGCGGACAACGCCATCGGCTCGTCGCGGGTGCCGTCGTCCTGCCAGGCGAGATTCAGCACGAGCGGTTCGCCGTCGCGGCGCACCGGGAACACCAGCGCGGTGTACCCGTGCCACGGCGGGCCCTCGATCACCAGCCCCCACCGGCGGCAGCACCAGGCCACCAGGTCCGGCAGCGCGGCCAGCCACGGCCGCACCACGTCGCCCTCGTTGTCGATCAGCCGTTGTGAAAACTCCCCCGGTACCCGCACCTCACCGAGCCTGCCAGTGATCGGGCACTTCCCAACCGGTGTGACGGGGGTAACATCACGTCAAGGGACACGCACCCCCCGGGAGCCGCCATGCTGGCTGAAATCGTCTCCATAGTCGCGGCCGTGGGAGTCACCGGGCTCGCCATGAGCGTTCGCGTCGTGAAGCAGTACGAGCGCGGGCTGATCTACCGCTTCGGCCGGGTCTCCTCGGCCATCCGGGAGCCCGGCCTGACCATGCTGATGCCGATCGCGGACCGGCTGCAGAAGGTGAACATGCAGATCGTCACCCTGCCGGTGCCCGCGCAGGAGGGCATCACGCGGGACAACGTGACGGTCCGCGTCGACGCGGTCGTGTACTTCAAGGTCATCGACCCTGTGGTCGCCGCGGTCAACGTGCAGGACTACCGGTTCGCCGTCGGGCAGGTGGCCCAGACCTCGCTGCGCTCCATCATCGGCAAGAGCGACCTGGACGACCTGCTGTCCAACCGTGAGCGGCTCAACCAGGGGCTCGAGCTGATGATCGACAGCCCGGCGCTGGACTGGGGCGTGCACATCGACCGCGTGGAGATCAAGGACGTCGCGCTGCCCGAGTCGATGAAGCGGTCGATGTCGCGCCAGGCCGAGGCCGAACGCGAGCGCAGGGCGCGGGTCATTTCCGCCGACGGCGAGCTGCAGGCGTCCCACAAGCTGTCCGAGGCGGCGGGCGTCATGGCCGACACCCCCGCGGCGCTGCAGTTGCGCCTGCTGGAGACGGTGGTGCAGGTGGCGGCGGAGAAGAACTCCACCCTGGTGCTGCCGTTCCCCGTGGAGCTGCTCCGCTTTCTCGAACGGAGCACCGCCCAGCCGGGGAACGTGAGCGAGCAGCCCGCGAACGGGCAGGCGCCGATCCCGAGGCAGTCGGAGGAGTCCGCCCCCGGGTGAGGCGCGCCATATGCGGGAAGGCGGAACGGGGACCATACTCGCCGGTAATTCCGCCCGCTGACACAGGAGTCGCCCCATGGCCCGTCTGGCCCAGACCGCCGGTCTCACCGACGTGCAGTCGGAGATCCTGTCCACGGTTCGCTCGTTCGTGGACAAGGAGATCATCCCGCACGCCCAGGAGCTGGAGCACGCGGACGCCTACCCGGCGGACATCGTCGAGGGCATGAAGGAGATGGGCCTGTTCGGGATCACGATCCCGGAGGAGTACGGCGGGCTGGGGGAGTCGCTGCTGACCTACGCGCTCGTGGTCGAGGAGATCGCGCGCGGCTGGATGAGCGTGTCGGGTGTCATCAACACGCACTTCATCGTGGCGCACATGATCTCCCGGCACGGCACGCCGGAGCAGAAGCAGAAGTACCTGCCGAAGATGGCGGCGGGCGAGGTCCGCGGTTCGTTCTCGATGTCCGAGCCCGACCTCGGCTCGGACGTGGCGGCCATCAAGACCCGCGCGCGGCGGGACGGGGACGACTACGTCATCGACGGGTCGAAGATGTGGCTGACCAACGGCGGCTCGTCGAACCTGATCGCGCTGCTGGTGCGCACCGACGAGGGTGCGGAGAAGGCGCACCAGAACCTGACGACGTTCCTGGTGGAGAAGCCGGAGGGCTTCGGCGAGGTCGCGCCGGGGCTGACCATCCCCGGCAAGATCGACAAGATGGGTTACAAGGGCGTCGACACCACCGAGGCGGTGTTCGACGGCTTCCGCATCCCGGCCGCGCAGGTTCTCGGCGAGGCGCCGGGCAGGGGCTTCTCGTTCATGATGGACGGCATCGAGGTCGGCCGGGTGAACGTGGCGGCGCGGGCGTGCGGCATCGCGATCCGGGCGTTCGAGCTGGCGGTGGAGTACGCGCAGCAGCGCAAGACGTTCGGCAAGCCGATCGCCCAGCACCAGGCCATCGCGTTCAAGCTCGCGGAGATGGCCACCAAGGTCGAGGCGGCGCACCTGATGATGGTCAACGCGGCGCGGCTGAAGGACACCGGCGAGCGCAACGACGTGGCGGCGGGCATGGCCAAGCTCATCGCGTCCGAGTACTGCGCCGAGGTCACCCAGGAGGCCTTCCGCATCCACGGCGGTTACGGCTACAGCAAGGAGTACGAGATCGAGCGCCTGATGCGGGAGGCGCCGTTCCTGCTCATCGGCGAGGGCACCAGCGAGATCCAGAAGACGATCATCAGCCGCGGCTTGCTGCGCGAGTACCAGTCCCGCTCCTGAGGGCACGGCCCGCCCATCCGTGGGCGGGCCGCTACGCCTTCGCGACCATCGACAGCCCGTCCGTCGCGAGGGCGAACACCCGGACGAGCGCCCGCGGACCGCGGAGTCGCGGTCGAGCCGCTCGAGCGAGGCGAACCGTTCGGGAGCGAGGTCGACCGTGACGATCCCACCGGTCCCAGCGCGATCCGCGGCCGCGAACAGCGCCAGGCACCGGTGGCCCGCACGCTCCCGCCGCGCTCCTCGCGCATCAGCGACTGCAGGAGCACGGCTCCCGGCCGGATCTGGCCGCGGAGCGCCTCGACGGAGCTCCACCGGGTCGCGAAACCCCGGGACTCCGCCTCCGCCTGGATTTCGAGCAGTGTTCCGAAGCTGATTCGCACACGCGGAAGTCGGCGTCGGCCGAGTCGATCAAGGGCACCGGTGCATCATCCCCGCCGAAGGCAGTCGGAGTGTCGGGTTCGCGTGGTTTCATAGGGGTTGGCAGGATGAAGTCACTCGATCACTACGACAGCACAGGTGATGACCGTGACCAGCCCGTTCTCCTCCGGCGGCCGTCAAGCACAGGGCCTGCCGCGCTTGCCGACGCCGCCCACGGGATGGCCGATCGGCTCCTACGCCACCTACCAGGAGGCGCAGCGGGCGGTCGACTACCTCGCTGACAACCAGTTCGCGGTCGAGGACGTGACCATCGTCGGCGTGGACCTGATGCTCGTCGAACGGGTGCTGGGCCGCCTGTCGTGGGGTCGGGTCCTCATGACGGGCGCGATCTCCGGCGCCTGGTTCGGCCTGTTCGTGGGTTTCCTGCTCGCCATGTTCGCCTCCGGCGCGGAGGTCACTTACCAGCCGATCCTGGTCGGCCTGGTGTCCGGTGTGCTGTTCGGCCTGGTGTTCGCGGCCATCAGCTACGCCTCCTCGCGCGGCCGTCGCGACTTCGCCTCGGCCAGCCAGCTCGTCGCCGGCCGCTACGACGTCCTGTGCCAGCCGCGCAACGCGGAGCAGGGCCGTGACCTGCTGGCGAAGCTCGCGATGCGGCCATCCGGGTCATCGAGCTGAATCGTGACCTCCACCGCTTGCGGGCGGTGATCCCCGGGCATAGTTTGACTTCCCACCGATCGTGCGACCCGGGTTGACAGCCTCGGGTTGCTTGATTGCATGCACGACGGCGTGCGGGGTGGGTCTCCCGCCGGCCGCGTGCCGAGGAGGAGGCCTGATGGGGAACGGTACGAGCCGGGGCAGGCCGCCCGGCCGGATCGCAGCAGCGGTCGGCGTGAGCGTCCTGACCGCCGGTCTGGTGACCGCGTGCGGATCCGAAGAGGGGATCACGCTCAACCTGTACTACGCGCCGGAGGACACGTTCCAGACGGTCGTGGACAACTGCAACGCCAAGGCGGCGGGGCGCTACAACATCGTCTACAACAAACTGCAGCGCGGCGCCGACGACCAGCGGGTGCAGATGGCGCGCCGGCTCGCCGCCGGTGACGACGGCCTGGACATCCTGGGCCTCGACGTCACCTGGGTGCCGGAGTTCGCCGAGGCAGGCTGGGCCGAGGAGTGGACCGGCGCCAACCGCGACCAGGCCGAGGCGGGTGTGCTGCCCGGGCCGCTGGCCACCGCGACCTGGAACGGCAAGCTGTACGCCGCGACGAAGAACACCAACGTCCAGCTGCTCTGGTACGACGACCGCATCACGCCGCAGCCGCCCGAGACCTGGGACGAGATGATCGCCGAGGCCGAGCAGCTCAAGGCGGCGGGCAAGCCGCACAACATCCTGTTCACCGGCGCCCAGTACGAGGGCCTCGTGGTCATCTACAACACTCTCGTCGCCTCCGCGGGCGGGCACATCCTCTCCGACGACGGCAAGTCCGTGGTCATGGACGAGGGCGCGGTGCAGGCCCTGGAGATCCTGAAGCGGGTTACCTCCAGCGGCATCACCGACCCGTCGCTGACGAACATGAAGGAGGACGAGACCCGTCAGGCCTTCCAGCGCGGCAACGGCGCCTTCGAACTGAACTGGCCGTTCGTGTACGCGTCCTACGCGGAGGAGCAGCCGCAGGACCTGCCGCACTTCAAGTGGTCGACCTACCCGGCCGTCGATCCCGGCGTCCCGGCCCGCACCACGATCGGTGGCTACGACCTCGCCGTCAGCTCGACCTCGAAGCACAAGCCCGAGGCGTTCGAGGCGGCGCTGTGCCTGCGCAGCCAGGAGAACCAGAAGTTCTCCGCGCTCAACGACGGTGTGCCGCCGAGCATCGAGGCGCTCTACACCGACGAGACCCCGCTCGACCCGACCAAGCCGGTCAACGCGGACGACAACCCGAGCATGGCGACCGCGTACCCGATGCGGGACGCGATCTTCGCCGCGCTCAAGGATCCCGCGGTGCGCCCACTGACCCCGGCATACCAGAGCCTGTCGACCGTGATCTCCAAGGTGCTGTCGCCGCCGTCGGAGATCGACCCGCAGAAGACCGCCGAAGAGCTGCGCACCAAGCTGACCGACGCGCTGAACTCGAAAGGGGTGATCCCGTGAGCACGGTCGAGGACGTTTCCACGACGCCACAGACCACGGCGAAACCGGGGAAACCGGCCCTGAGCGAAGGGAAGCGGGCGGAGCGGCGGCTGGGCTGGCTGCTGTGCGCTCCCGCGGCCTTCGTGATGGTCGCGGTCACGGGTTACCCGATCGCGTACTCGATCTGGCTGTCCCTGCAGCGGTACGACCTGCGGTTCCCGAACGACACCGAGTTCGTCGGCCTCGCGAACTACGCGGCCGTGCTGTCGGACTCCTACTGGTGGACGGCGTTCGCCACGACCGTGGTGCTCACCGTGGTCTCGGTGGCCATCGAGCTGGTGCTCGGCATGCTGCTGGCGCTGATCATGCACCGCACGCTCGTCGGGCGGGGTCTGGTGCGCACGGTGGCGCTGATCCCGTACGGGATCGTGACCGTGGTCGCCGCGTTCTCCTGGTACTACGCGTGGACCCCGGACACCGGGTACCTGGCGAACATCCTGGCCGGGGATTCGGCGCCGCTGACGCAGTACCTGCCGTCGATGGCGATCATCATCCTGGCCGAGGTGTGGAAGACGACACCGTTCATGGCGCTGCTGCTGATGGCCGGGCTCGCGCTGGTGCCGGACGACCTGCTCAAGGCCGCCGCCATGGACGGCGCCAACGGGTGGCAGCGGTTCATCAAGGTGATGGTGCCGGTGATGAAGCCGGCGATCCTGGTGGCGCTGCTGTTCCGCACGCTCGACGCGTTCCGCATCTTCGACAACATCTACGTGCTCACCGGCGGTCAGAACGACACGTCGTCGGTGTCCATGCAGACCTACAACAACCTGATCAAGGGGCTGAACCTCGGCATCGGCTCGACGATGTCCGTGCTCATCTTCATCACGGTCGCGATCATCGCGTTCATCTTCATCAAGCTGTTCGGCACCGCGGCGCCGGGCAGTGACCAAGGGGGGAAGCGCTGATGGTGATGGGCGGAGCGGTTACCACCGGCCGCAGGACGAGATGGACCCTCATCGACATCCTGGTGGTGGTCTACGCGCTGGTGCCGGTGCTGTGGATCCTGTCGCTGTCGTTGAAGACCAAGGACACCATCGACGACGGGAAGTTCATCCCGCGGTCGTGGACCCTGCAGAACTACGCGGACATCTTCCAGACCCTGGACTTCGTGCGGGCGCTGATCAACTCGATCGGCATCTCGCTCATCGCGACGCTGATCGCGGTGGTCCTGGGGATGATGGCGGCGTACGCGATC carries:
- a CDS encoding slipin family protein; this translates as MLAEIVSIVAAVGVTGLAMSVRVVKQYERGLIYRFGRVSSAIREPGLTMLMPIADRLQKVNMQIVTLPVPAQEGITRDNVTVRVDAVVYFKVIDPVVAAVNVQDYRFAVGQVAQTSLRSIIGKSDLDDLLSNRERLNQGLELMIDSPALDWGVHIDRVEIKDVALPESMKRSMSRQAEAERERRARVISADGELQASHKLSEAAGVMADTPAALQLRLLETVVQVAAEKNSTLVLPFPVELLRFLERSTAQPGNVSEQPANGQAPIPRQSEESAPG
- the tatB gene encoding Sec-independent protein translocase protein TatB, producing MFESVGWGEILVLIVAGLFILGPERLPEAAAWLGRSVRKVRDFATGARQQLKEEMGSDFEQFQKPLEDLRQLRNFDPRRAVTQHLFDGDPDPLGINGLSGGSVKPNGYPAATTTPAAKPEPEPLKPGEKPPTDPDAT
- a CDS encoding acyl-CoA dehydrogenase family protein, producing the protein MARLAQTAGLTDVQSEILSTVRSFVDKEIIPHAQELEHADAYPADIVEGMKEMGLFGITIPEEYGGLGESLLTYALVVEEIARGWMSVSGVINTHFIVAHMISRHGTPEQKQKYLPKMAAGEVRGSFSMSEPDLGSDVAAIKTRARRDGDDYVIDGSKMWLTNGGSSNLIALLVRTDEGAEKAHQNLTTFLVEKPEGFGEVAPGLTIPGKIDKMGYKGVDTTEAVFDGFRIPAAQVLGEAPGRGFSFMMDGIEVGRVNVAARACGIAIRAFELAVEYAQQRKTFGKPIAQHQAIAFKLAEMATKVEAAHLMMVNAARLKDTGERNDVAAGMAKLIASEYCAEVTQEAFRIHGGYGYSKEYEIERLMREAPFLLIGEGTSEIQKTIISRGLLREYQSRS
- a CDS encoding DUF1003 domain-containing protein; translation: MPELTARRRLDQPRSGRGPLVSIDPDSFGRLSERLARFLGTGKYLFWQTLIVVVWIIVNLSAAALRWDPYPFILLNLAFSTQAAYAAPLILLAQNRQDDRDRVSLEEDRHRAAQTKADTEYLARELAALRLAVGEVATRDYLRGELDKLREDLNTKPRRGKSNRAQAEAITGP
- a CDS encoding general stress protein — translated: MTVTSPFSSGGRQAQGLPRLPTPPTGWPIGSYATYQEAQRAVDYLADNQFAVEDVTIVGVDLMLVERVLGRLSWGRVLMTGAISGAWFGLFVGFLLAMFASGAEVTYQPILVGLVSGVLFGLVFAAISYASSRGRRDFASASQLVAGRYDVLCQPRNAEQGRDLLAKLAMRPSGSSS
- a CDS encoding carbohydrate ABC transporter permease, which produces MSTVEDVSTTPQTTAKPGKPALSEGKRAERRLGWLLCAPAAFVMVAVTGYPIAYSIWLSLQRYDLRFPNDTEFVGLANYAAVLSDSYWWTAFATTVVLTVVSVAIELVLGMLLALIMHRTLVGRGLVRTVALIPYGIVTVVAAFSWYYAWTPDTGYLANILAGDSAPLTQYLPSMAIIILAEVWKTTPFMALLLMAGLALVPDDLLKAAAMDGANGWQRFIKVMVPVMKPAILVALLFRTLDAFRIFDNIYVLTGGQNDTSSVSMQTYNNLIKGLNLGIGSTMSVLIFITVAIIAFIFIKLFGTAAPGSDQGGKR
- a CDS encoding Mrp/NBP35 family ATP-binding protein; this encodes MTSTQQIPSVEDVRAALKDVHDPEIRKPITELGMVKDVAVGSDGVVSVAVYLTVAGCPLKDTITKDTKAAVGKLPGVREVRVELDVMSDEQRTELRKQLRGDAAEPVIPFAQPGSMTRVYCVASGKGGVGKSSVTVNLAVAMAQRGLSVGVVDADIYGHSVPRMLGAREKPTKVEQMIMPPQAHGVKVISIGMFTPGNTPVVWRGPMLHRALQQFLADVFWGDLDILLLDLPPGTGDIAISVAQLIPNAEILVVTTPQQAAAEVAERAGAIAMQTRQRVAGVIENMSWLETPSGERMEIFGSGGGRTVADSLSKSVGSEVPLLGQVPLDPRLREQGDAGTPLVLAEPEAPASEVLRDVAKKLSVRARGLAGKMLNLSPSGR
- a CDS encoding ABC transporter substrate-binding protein yields the protein MGNGTSRGRPPGRIAAAVGVSVLTAGLVTACGSEEGITLNLYYAPEDTFQTVVDNCNAKAAGRYNIVYNKLQRGADDQRVQMARRLAAGDDGLDILGLDVTWVPEFAEAGWAEEWTGANRDQAEAGVLPGPLATATWNGKLYAATKNTNVQLLWYDDRITPQPPETWDEMIAEAEQLKAAGKPHNILFTGAQYEGLVVIYNTLVASAGGHILSDDGKSVVMDEGAVQALEILKRVTSSGITDPSLTNMKEDETRQAFQRGNGAFELNWPFVYASYAEEQPQDLPHFKWSTYPAVDPGVPARTTIGGYDLAVSSTSKHKPEAFEAALCLRSQENQKFSALNDGVPPSIEALYTDETPLDPTKPVNADDNPSMATAYPMRDAIFAALKDPAVRPLTPAYQSLSTVISKVLSPPSEIDPQKTAEELRTKLTDALNSKGVIP
- a CDS encoding magnesium transporter MgtE N-terminal domain-containing protein; this encodes MAGVNRVFAAQLAGLPVFGPDGESIGKVRDLVAGLRLDQQPPRVLGLVVELATRRRVFVPMLRVTAIEPNAVTLATGTVNMRRFHRRPNEVLVLGQLIDAQARLASTDARVTVSDAAMEPVRTRDWVLAKLAVRERSGRLGIGRRRSSLQVLPWSEVRGLGLTDLTGQPQGAGQLLMLFDTMRAVDIAATMRDLPTKRRHEVVDSMDDERLADVLEELPEEDQKELLAHLAEERAADILEAMNPDDAADLLAELAPAEQSRLLDLMHPDESEPLKRLLTYSSDTAGGLMTPEPVILTPDATIAEALAHIRNPDLPAALASLVFVCRPPTETPTGRYVGCAHFQRLLREPPAELVASAVDTDLPALGPDADLPEITRYFAAYNLACGPVVDDQDHLLGAVTVDDLLDHLLPDRWRETGLHDITEGQEIDSA
- a CDS encoding aminoglycoside phosphotransferase family protein yields the protein MRVPGEFSQRLIDNEGDVVRPWLAALPDLVAWCCRRWGLVIEGPPWHGYTALVFPVRRDGEPLVLNLAWQDDGTRDEPMALSAWDGRGAVRLLESARGALLLERLDASRPLLTEPLDKALETTRGLLHRLTVPAPPLGRTLRDEAVRFAEEMPADWTRLGGPVPKRLLDAASGSPAIG